TGGTTCAAGAATGCTGAGTCTCGCCTGAACCACCACCTTGCTGGTTTGTTCGGTGTTAGCTCTTTGGCTTGGACTGGTCACTTGGTTCACGTTGCGATCCCCGAATCTCGGGGACAGCACGTGGGTTGGGATAACTTCCTGACCACTCTGCCTCACCCAGAAGGTCTACGTCCCTTCTTCACAGGTAACTGGGGTGTTTATGCAGAGAACCCAGATAGTGCTCAGCACTTATTTGGTACTGCGGAAGGTTCGGGTAATGCAATCCTGACTTTCTTGGGTGGCTTCCATCCTCAGACCCAGTCCTTGTGGCTGACTGATATGGCTCACCACCACCTAGCGATCGCAGTGCTCTTCATCATTGCGGGCCACATGTACCGCACCAACTTTGGGATTGGTCACAGCATCAAAGACATGCTGAATGCCAAGAACTTCTTTGGTGCTAAGACTGAAGGCCAAGGCAACTTGCCTCACCAAGGCTTGTATGACACCTACAACAACTCGTTGCACTTCCAGTTGGGTATCCACCTGGCAGCGTTGGGTGTTGTCACCTCCTTGGTTGCACAGCACATGTATGCGATGCCTCCTTACGCTTTCATGGCTAAGGACTTCACCACTCAGGCAGCTCTGTACACCCATCACCAGTACATTGCAGGCTTCTTAATGATTGGTGCGTTTGCTCACGGTGCTATCTTCTGGGTTCGTGACTACGATCCGGATCAGAACAAAGGCAACGTGCTCGATCGCGTACTCCGTCACAAAGAAGCGATCATCTCTCACCTGAGCTGGGTTTCTCTCTTCCTAGGCTTCCACACCCTAGGCCTATACGTCCACAACGACGTTGTAGTTGCTTTCGGAACTCCTGAAAAGCAAATCCTGATTGAGCCTGTATTCGCTCAGTTCATTCAGGCTTCTCACGGTAAGGCGCTCTACGGCTTCAACACCCTGCTATCCAATGCAGATAGTGTTGCTTCCAATGCTGGTGCTACTTACCTGCCTGGCTGGCTCGATGCGATCAACAGCGGCACCAACTCCCTCTTCTTGACCATCGGTCCTGGCGACTTCCTAGTTCACCATGCGATCGCTCTGGGTCTGCACGTTACAACCCTGATTTGCGTCAAGGGTGCGTTGGATGCTCGCGGAACTAAGCTAATGCCCGATAAAAAGGACTTTGGCTTTACCTTCCCTTGCGACGGTCCTGGACGGGGCGGCACTTGCCAAACCTCTGCTTGGGAACAGTCGTTCTACCTTGCTGTTTTCTGGATGCTGAACACCCTGGGTTGGGTTACCTTCTACTGGCACTGGAAGCATCTGGCTGTATGGCAAGGCAACGTAGCTCAGTTTAATGAGTCTTCTACTTACCTCATGGGCTGGCTGCGCGATTACCTCTGGCTAAACTCTGCTCAGTTGATCAACGGGTACAACCCCTATGGCATGAACAACCTAGCAGTCTGGTCCTGGATGTTCCTCTTTGGACACCTGGTTTGGGCAACTGGTTTCATGTTCTTGATCTCCTGGAGAGGTTACTGGCAAGAATTGATCGAAACCTTGGTTTGGGCGCACGAGCGTACTCCTCTAGCTAACTTGGTTCGCTGGAAAGATAAGCCTGTTGCTCTCTCCATCGTTCAAGGCTGGTTGACTGGTCTAGTCCACTTCACGGTTGGCTACGTCCTCACCTACGCCGCTTTCCTCATCGCCTCCACTGCTAGCAAGTTCGGTTAATCGTCACCGATTGACTCTCGCGTTAGCCGTATAGGTCAAACGAACTCCTCTGCCGAAAGGTGGGGGAGTTTTGTTATGAGCTGGTTTTGAGGTTAACGATGAACTTCTACCCCGATTTGCTGACACATATCTAATACGGGGCAAGTAGAACAACGGGGGCGATCGCCTGTACAAATATGTTTGCCAAAGGGCACCAGCAACCGATTAATTTCTATCCAGTAGTCAGGTGGTAATTGCTTCTCTAGGGCTGCTAAGGTTTTCTCTGGCGTGCGAGTGTGGACGTAGCCCCAGCGATTAGTAACGCGATGAACGTGAATATCCACGCTGATGTAAGGCTGATTGCAAGCAATCCCCAAGACTAGATGAGCGCATTTAGGGCCAACGCCGTTGAAGGAAAGTAGGGTGTTGAGATCGCAAGGCAATATCCCGTTGTGTTCTGCTACGGCTTGTTGGGCGATCGCGTGAATCTGGGGCGCTTTGCCTTCGTGAAAAGTGGAGTCGCTGATTAGTTGGTCAATTTCGGCGATCGCAAGTTGGTTCACTTCAGCGGGAGTCCGAGCTTGCTGAAACAAGCGGCGAGACACAGGTAAGGTGGTTTCGTCGCGGGTGCGAATCGAGATCATGCAAGCAACTAATAACTCAAAAACCGAGTTGTGGCCTTCCTCAGCTAGCTCAAACAATGCCGCCTTGGGAAAGGGCTGCACTGCTTCACGAATTCGGGCGATCGCTATCTCAATATCAAACGGTTGTTTCTCAGTCACAACGCACTACCTCTGGTGCCAATGCGATCGCTTAACTCTCTGCTTGCCGCTGTTTTTCAATTTCTTGCAGCAGTTGGTCATCGGAGTAGGAGTTTTCCCAGTCACCTTGCAACTCTAGCCGTACTGATTGCGCTCCACCGCTCGGAGTACAAACTACGCGATAGGTGTCTTTGTCTTCGTTAACTTGCGCGGCTTCCTGTTTCTCGGAATTCTGGGAAAGCCCTGCATAAGCTTGAATACAACTCCAGGTAATTCCCTCGGCATCGGTGACTTCTCTTGGCATGGCCTCTCACACTCAGCTTTACGGTTTGTAGAGAGAATTATGGCTGAGCGATCGGATTAGGGCTTCTATCACAGGCATGAAATGAATCTATTCACTACTAGTTTGATCATTCATCTTGCTTGTGTTGCCACCAGTAACTAAGCAGCATAACGACTCTGTTCATCTGCTGCTAGCAACTTCTCACTTCCAACCAGCCAGTTCTGTAAGTCGGTATGCAATGAACTTATTAGTCTGTGTGGCTTACTCTTTCTGCATTTCTACCACTATCTCGTGCAGTAACACTTCCAAATTTGGCTTGAATGGCTCGACTTGATTGCGAGTTGGCAAGTTCTCTTTATGGCGGATTAGGTCATGAGTATGTAAATCCGCAACGTCTCTTGATACCTCTTCTAATGGCTTAAATAACTCACGGCGGCTTTTCGACACCTGACTAATCACTTGTTGAAATGTTTTTTGCCCAAAAACGGGCGGAATGTGATTAATGAGTGCTCGCATCAAGAGAGTGGTAGCTATATAATTTCCTGAACTAAAAGAGCTATTAATTTCTTCGCAAAATCGAATAACTTTGGAGAGATCAAAACTTAAACTTACTACTGAACGTAACTCCTCAATAATTTTGTGATCGACAAAATCAGACACCAAGTTACTTTCCTGTCTCAAATGAGCATCTGTCTGATTTATGTACTTAAGATTGTTAATTAAATCTTTTACTGATCCACCTTTTTCCTTAACGGCTTCTACTGCTTGCGTCCAAAGATTCTCGTCTCGTGCTGCCTCTAGAAAACTGTGACCCAACATCGTTAAACGATCAATCGCGACCCCATCTGAACTTAAATGCTTACTTCCAAGGACCCGAACAATAGCTAAGTTTTCATCACCTAGAAAGAGTATGTGCTGGAACACTTTCAGAAAATCCTGACTATCAATATCGAGTGCATAGTGTTCACCACCATACATTCCTTGTGTGAGGACTAGTGGGTAGGGATCTTCACAAGACTCTACTTCATTCAAAAGCCAACGAATCAAATCCCAGTCACGCTGCATTCCCACAGTCCAGAAGATTAATATTTCTAATAATCATAGCAAGCCGATCATTCTAGCGTGTCTTGTTTATAACTCAACTGTTTTCTATAAAAGGGATTTGGCGGGCTAGCTATTGTTGAACTAAAAATTACTATGCAACGCATAGAAATGGGTGAATAGGCAGGTGGCTTTTACATCACATTTAAATCAATTAAACATGCAGAAACACTCCACCTATTTAATTGATTCAGTAAACTTCTTTCACAAACCAGTAGAAAATCTATGGGTTCTGAGCCGTAATTATTGTCTACTGCACTGAAATGGGTCATGTCTGCATTGAGCTTGAAGGCGATCGCTTCTCCAAATACCCAAGGAGCGATCGCTTCAAAAACACAGCCAGAGAAGAAGTTTGCAAATACTCCTCTCTGGCTACGATTTTTAGGGATAAGTTGCGATCGCGCTTACACAGTTACTTGAGCACGGCTCACAGTAGCTAGTGCTTCTACCAAGCTACGAACGACTGCAATCATGGCAACTTCGCTGTTGAGTTGGTTGACCGCAGAACCGACACCAACACCCGCCGCGCCAGCCGCGATCGCCAGAGGTGCGGTGACGCTGGACAAACCAGACGCACAGAGAACAGGCACGCTCACGGCGCGAGAAATTTCTGCGGCGGCTGCCAGGGTGGGAGCTGCCTTCTCGATGAGGCCCAAGGTGCCAGGGTGAACGGGGGCGCTGCTGGTGCCGCCTTCGGTTTGGATGATGTCTGCGCCAGCTTTTACCAATTCTTCTGCCAATTGCACTTGCTGGTCGAGGGGCAAAATGTGAGGCACGGTCACAGACAAGGTGATGTGGGGGAGGAGCGCACGAGTGGCTTTGGTCAGAGCCAGCACTTCCTCTGCTTCAAACCGACGACCTTGAGCGTAGAAGCTATCAAAGTTGCCAATTTCAATCAAGTCAGCACCCGCCTCGACTGCGGCCACAAATTGCTCAGGCTCAACCGCAGAGACGCAAATGGGGAGGCTGATAGCTTGACGCACTTGGCGCACGAGTTCAGGATCAGCAGCGATGTCAACGAACGTCGCGCCACCCAGCTCAGCCGCTTTAGCCACTGCTAAAACGTTCTCTGCATCAAAATTATGCAAACCGCTGATAATTTTGAGCGCACGGCCTTGATCGAAAGCGCTTTGTAGCGTGGGAAGAATGGTCATGATCCGTCTCAAGGTAAAAAACGTATGGATCATTTTGGCATTCCTAGCATCTGGATACTAGTACCTGCTGAAAGTTACATTACAAGCAGGCTGAATATTCCCGCCTTATAGAGAAGGAGCTACCCTATGAATCGCTTGAATCGTTTGGTGCGGCAATATCACCGCAAGATTGCTTTAGTGTTGGCCCTGCCCCTGCTCCTGACGGTGTTGACTGGCATGGCTTACACCATCTTGGTGGAATGGTTGCAACAAGGCGCGATCGCACCCACCATTCTCAGTCTGCATAACGGCGAGATCTTGGGTTTAGGCGGCATCTACCCGATTCTCAATGGCTTGGGATTGTTGGGTCTATTAGCCACTGGTTTACCCATGACTAGTCTGTTTTCAAAGCGGCGCACACAAAAAGAAGCCAGCGATCGCTAGCTTCCCTTGCATTTCATTCCTAGATTGATGAGAAGAATAAGGTAGGGGCTTAGAACCCTTCTTCCTCATACTCAGGCGCTTTGGTTTTCTCTGGAAGGTTCAACTTTTGAGGCTTGTAGGGCTTGTCATCGGCCCAAGCATCTTCTACTAGCTCTTCTTCGTAGGTGCCCGCGAAATCATCCTCGTAGTCATCGTCGTAGCTGGAAGCAGCATAGCGATCGCGATCGGTGGCTTCGCTCCAATTGTCTTCCTCATCGTAATAAGCAGGCTCGACTTGGCGTTGCTGGCGCAGTTGCTTGGGAGCGGGCTGGCTTCCCCAGTCGTCTTCACTCCAAGCTTCTTCTACCACGGGCTGAGGGGTACGCAGGGGTTGCTGCATGGTGGGAATCCGCACGCCGCTCCCCAGTTGGTTTTCAGCAGGAGTGGTGGGCAGAATGTAGTCTTCTTCTTCCTCGCGCTCCCAGGGGGCACGACCAATCCCAATTCGCTCCAGCAGACCCACGGTGAGCTGTGTGACTCGCTCTTCTGCCCCTTCAAACACAATCAGGCGATCGGGACCACTACTAACGATTTCATCAATCGGTAATTCATAAGTGCTGACGACTTGATCAGGAATCAGCGGCACTCCTAAGGAGGCAATGATTAGAGAATAAACTTTGCCATCCTCAACATTGAACCGGAAACCGCGTACCCGACCCAGCATTTCACCCGTTTCTGTAATCACTTCGCTGTTGATCAGGGTGCTATAGCCATCAATATTGATGTCATCCAGCGCGGTGTCGTTATCGACAAGGGCCACATCCCCAATCTGACGAATGCTGTCCAAACTCATGAACTGAGGCATATTGCCTAGGACACCGGAAAGCAGGTTTTCTCGAAGACCGAGCGCGACGACTTCTCGCCGATCTACGTCCACCCACAACTGACTGACGACTCCCAAACGCTTACCTGTGTCGCGGGTAATCACTTGAGTGCCAAGGAGATCGGAGCGTTGCCAGATTTTGTCAGATGTCATTATGTCCGAGTCCTGATCGTGAATCCTAGCTACTAAGTATCAATATTACTAAATCATACCGAGGCACTTTGAGGCTCTAGTTTAATGCCTATCACTTGAGTATGCGCCCCACGAGCTTGGGTAACACCAATGGTGCGCTCAGCAGACTCAATCATAGGACGGCGAAGACTCACCACAATAAACTGCGCTTGTTGGGCCTGTTGCCTAATCATTCTAGCTAATCGCTCCACATTTGCTCCATCCAAGAACATGTCCACCTCGTCGAAGGCATAGAACGGCGAGGGACGGTAGCGTTGGAGTGCAAAGATGAAACTGAGCGCTGTCAGGGATTTTTCACCCCCCGACATGGAGGCGAGGCGCTGCACGGGTTTGCCTTTGGGGTGGGCGACTAGATTCAGGCCACTATTAAAAGGATCTTGGTGATCGTCTAGCTGCAAGTGCCCGTCGCCATCAGAGAGTTCAGCAAAGATGACTTGGAAGTTGGCATTCACGGCATCAAAGGCTTCTTTGAAA
This region of Trichocoleus desertorum NBK24 genomic DNA includes:
- the nth gene encoding endonuclease III — its product is MTEKQPFDIEIAIARIREAVQPFPKAALFELAEEGHNSVFELLVACMISIRTRDETTLPVSRRLFQQARTPAEVNQLAIAEIDQLISDSTFHEGKAPQIHAIAQQAVAEHNGILPCDLNTLLSFNGVGPKCAHLVLGIACNQPYISVDIHVHRVTNRWGYVHTRTPEKTLAALEKQLPPDYWIEINRLLVPFGKHICTGDRPRCSTCPVLDMCQQIGVEVHR
- a CDS encoding DUF561 domain-containing protein yields the protein MTILPTLQSAFDQGRALKIISGLHNFDAENVLAVAKAAELGGATFVDIAADPELVRQVRQAISLPICVSAVEPEQFVAAVEAGADLIEIGNFDSFYAQGRRFEAEEVLALTKATRALLPHITLSVTVPHILPLDQQVQLAEELVKAGADIIQTEGGTSSAPVHPGTLGLIEKAAPTLAAAAEISRAVSVPVLCASGLSSVTAPLAIAAGAAGVGVGSAVNQLNSEVAMIAVVRSLVEALATVSRAQVTV
- a CDS encoding PRC-barrel domain-containing protein; this translates as MTSDKIWQRSDLLGTQVITRDTGKRLGVVSQLWVDVDRREVVALGLRENLLSGVLGNMPQFMSLDSIRQIGDVALVDNDTALDDINIDGYSTLINSEVITETGEMLGRVRGFRFNVEDGKVYSLIIASLGVPLIPDQVVSTYELPIDEIVSSGPDRLIVFEGAEERVTQLTVGLLERIGIGRAPWEREEEEDYILPTTPAENQLGSGVRIPTMQQPLRTPQPVVEEAWSEDDWGSQPAPKQLRQQRQVEPAYYDEEDNWSEATDRDRYAASSYDDDYEDDFAGTYEEELVEDAWADDKPYKPQKLNLPEKTKAPEYEEEGF
- a CDS encoding DUF2513 domain-containing protein, with the translated sequence MQRDWDLIRWLLNEVESCEDPYPLVLTQGMYGGEHYALDIDSQDFLKVFQHILFLGDENLAIVRVLGSKHLSSDGVAIDRLTMLGHSFLEAARDENLWTQAVEAVKEKGGSVKDLINNLKYINQTDAHLRQESNLVSDFVDHKIIEELRSVVSLSFDLSKVIRFCEEINSSFSSGNYIATTLLMRALINHIPPVFGQKTFQQVISQVSKSRRELFKPLEEVSRDVADLHTHDLIRHKENLPTRNQVEPFKPNLEVLLHEIVVEMQKE
- a CDS encoding peptidase, which translates into the protein MNRLNRLVRQYHRKIALVLALPLLLTVLTGMAYTILVEWLQQGAIAPTILSLHNGEILGLGGIYPILNGLGLLGLLATGLPMTSLFSKRRTQKEASDR
- the psaB gene encoding photosystem I core protein PsaB — its product is MATKFPKFSQDLAQDPTTRRIWYGIATAHDFESHDGMTEENLYQKIFASHFGHLAIIFLWTSSLLFHVAWQGNFETWLKDPLNVRPIAHAIWDPHFGQPAIDAFTQGGASGPVNVAYSGVYHWWYTIGMRTNGDLYQGSVFLLILSAVFLFAGWLHLQPKFRPSLSWFKNAESRLNHHLAGLFGVSSLAWTGHLVHVAIPESRGQHVGWDNFLTTLPHPEGLRPFFTGNWGVYAENPDSAQHLFGTAEGSGNAILTFLGGFHPQTQSLWLTDMAHHHLAIAVLFIIAGHMYRTNFGIGHSIKDMLNAKNFFGAKTEGQGNLPHQGLYDTYNNSLHFQLGIHLAALGVVTSLVAQHMYAMPPYAFMAKDFTTQAALYTHHQYIAGFLMIGAFAHGAIFWVRDYDPDQNKGNVLDRVLRHKEAIISHLSWVSLFLGFHTLGLYVHNDVVVAFGTPEKQILIEPVFAQFIQASHGKALYGFNTLLSNADSVASNAGATYLPGWLDAINSGTNSLFLTIGPGDFLVHHAIALGLHVTTLICVKGALDARGTKLMPDKKDFGFTFPCDGPGRGGTCQTSAWEQSFYLAVFWMLNTLGWVTFYWHWKHLAVWQGNVAQFNESSTYLMGWLRDYLWLNSAQLINGYNPYGMNNLAVWSWMFLFGHLVWATGFMFLISWRGYWQELIETLVWAHERTPLANLVRWKDKPVALSIVQGWLTGLVHFTVGYVLTYAAFLIASTASKFG